In Pelosinus sp. UFO1, one genomic interval encodes:
- a CDS encoding PIG-L deacetylase family protein, with protein sequence MRHIYKILYVIVGVSIILYFISSLYFYYQEKPEANVLLQSLPVVQKQTRLLVIAPHCDDETLGCAGVIHDVIAAGGQVMVVFMTNGDGFTVATEEQFHRLFLTNEDYVNSGYARQSETLHALHLLGVPEKQIIFLGFPDRGLRAIWSDYWNNSQPYQSRYTGSDHSPYTTSYQQNAPYTGETVLNNLEQIMLAFQPNLILAPHPADEHPDHASTWAFVAAAFMKLSKGEFVPGVNLYTYLIHRGDFPIPHGYKTDALLSPPKPLYQTQPSSWLQYPINSDMEALKEQSIKEYVSQIRVPIMSSLLYSFIRKNELFEEVHFPLITQIPLDVDLRNLDTWSNQEPILVNPRGVNPVGALEPKGKITSIYSYMQGNTIWIRFHIPGFSKKRNQYDVSIVTFSLSDHQMSREKQTVYFSKADTNLSPDDIVRYPDDVIIKISSSPTQLKNFLFIRVETKNQFGIMFNHTVWQPAFLSKF encoded by the coding sequence TTGAGGCATATTTACAAGATACTATATGTAATAGTAGGAGTAAGTATTATTTTATATTTTATAAGTTCTCTCTATTTTTACTATCAGGAAAAACCTGAGGCCAATGTGCTACTTCAATCTTTGCCTGTAGTACAAAAACAGACCCGCTTACTAGTGATCGCTCCTCATTGTGATGATGAAACACTCGGCTGCGCTGGTGTCATCCATGATGTCATTGCAGCAGGCGGACAAGTTATGGTTGTTTTCATGACGAATGGTGATGGCTTTACTGTTGCTACAGAAGAACAGTTCCATCGTTTGTTCCTTACTAATGAAGACTACGTGAATTCGGGGTATGCCCGTCAGAGTGAAACATTACATGCGCTGCATTTGCTGGGCGTGCCAGAAAAACAAATTATTTTTCTCGGGTTTCCTGATCGCGGCCTTAGAGCAATATGGTCGGATTATTGGAATAATAGCCAGCCTTATCAATCTCGTTATACTGGAAGTGATCATTCACCCTATACGACTAGTTATCAGCAAAATGCTCCTTATACTGGAGAAACTGTTTTAAATAATCTAGAACAAATAATGCTTGCGTTTCAACCTAACCTTATTTTAGCACCACATCCAGCAGATGAGCACCCTGATCATGCGTCGACTTGGGCCTTTGTTGCTGCTGCTTTTATGAAACTTAGCAAGGGTGAATTCGTACCAGGAGTTAATTTATATACATATTTAATCCATCGTGGGGATTTTCCAATCCCCCATGGTTATAAAACAGATGCTTTGTTGTCACCGCCAAAACCATTATACCAGACACAGCCTAGTAGCTGGCTGCAATATCCAATAAACTCGGATATGGAAGCTTTGAAAGAGCAATCCATTAAAGAATATGTTAGTCAAATTCGCGTCCCGATTATGTCGAGCTTATTATATAGCTTCATTCGCAAGAATGAATTGTTTGAGGAGGTGCATTTTCCTTTAATAACACAGATACCGCTGGATGTAGATTTACGAAATCTTGATACTTGGTCCAATCAGGAGCCAATTTTAGTGAATCCTCGGGGCGTAAATCCAGTTGGTGCTTTGGAACCTAAAGGGAAAATAACAAGCATTTATAGCTATATGCAAGGCAACACGATTTGGATACGTTTTCATATACCAGGATTTTCGAAAAAACGAAATCAATATGATGTGTCAATTGTGACCTTTAGTCTATCGGATCATCAAATGAGTAGAGAGAAGCAAACAGTTTATTTTAGTAAGGCCGATACCAACTTATCTCCAGATGATATTGTGCGTTACCCAGATGATGTTATCATTAAGATTTCTTCATCCCCAACCCAATTGAAGAATTTTCTTTTTATCCGAGTTGAGACGAAAAATCAATTTGGTATCATGTTTAACCACACAGTGTGGCAACCGGCTTTTCTCAGCAAATTCTAA
- a CDS encoding flagellar hook protein FlgE, whose translation MAMMVALGSAVSGLKSEQTALDVIANNIANVNTTAYKSQTVSFSDVLSQTISSATASTATTGGTNAQQVGLGVQIASTDTDMTVGSTSATSNATDVALTGDGYFIVSTGTDGEYEFSRAGNMTVDDSGNLNINGYEVCGWETSYTLDEDGNKVFNTNSTVEPINLYSGNNKLMAAEATTSVTFSTGSSLDSTSDVVTGATLQDIGSTAITDWDATTSVDVVDAQGNTTEVTLNWKKCATDGSTTSWYWEASGTDATISPSSGYVAFDADGKMVTSVTPLTATVDTATNTAGYSDSNISVSTGLTAGSYTVTVADSTTTSGQYDITLVDADGNTTTTTSKDGSATFTTSSGTVTLAAPTTVTTGTSTFTVAAGTTLTFDSTPAITVKSTAANTDAVSVEMDFSNITTTSNTSATLTADADGYASGTLSSYSISSDGIITGTYSNNQTQAIAQIALAVFDNASGLTKTGDNLYTTSSSSGDYKTVVAGTNGTGTMTSYALELSNVDLSAQFSAMMIAQRAYQANSKVVSTADDMLQALMAMKN comes from the coding sequence ATGGCTATGATGGTTGCATTAGGTTCCGCGGTATCGGGACTTAAAAGTGAGCAAACTGCCCTCGATGTAATTGCTAATAATATTGCCAACGTTAACACCACAGCATATAAATCACAGACGGTTAGTTTCAGTGATGTGTTGAGCCAGACGATCAGTTCTGCTACTGCTTCTACCGCAACGACTGGCGGCACCAATGCCCAGCAAGTTGGACTGGGTGTCCAAATTGCCAGCACGGATACGGATATGACCGTAGGCAGTACTTCAGCGACTAGTAATGCAACTGATGTGGCTCTTACTGGTGATGGTTACTTTATTGTATCGACAGGTACGGACGGTGAATATGAGTTTTCTAGAGCTGGTAATATGACTGTTGATGACTCAGGGAATCTGAATATAAATGGTTATGAAGTTTGTGGGTGGGAGACATCGTATACTCTTGATGAAGATGGCAACAAAGTTTTCAATACAAATAGCACTGTCGAACCGATTAATCTTTACAGCGGCAATAATAAGCTTATGGCTGCTGAGGCTACAACTTCTGTCACCTTTAGTACTGGTAGTAGCCTTGACTCTACATCTGATGTGGTGACAGGTGCTACACTACAAGACATCGGTAGCACAGCGATTACAGATTGGGACGCCACAACATCAGTCGATGTTGTGGACGCACAGGGCAATACCACCGAGGTTACGCTCAATTGGAAAAAGTGTGCGACAGATGGTTCAACCACTAGCTGGTACTGGGAAGCCAGTGGTACAGATGCAACGATAAGTCCTTCTAGCGGCTATGTTGCCTTTGACGCAGATGGTAAGATGGTGACTTCAGTCACCCCGCTTACAGCGACAGTCGATACCGCTACCAATACTGCTGGCTATAGTGACAGTAATATTAGTGTTAGTACGGGGCTGACGGCAGGTAGTTATACTGTCACTGTGGCGGATTCCACGACTACTAGTGGCCAATACGATATTACGTTGGTAGATGCAGACGGCAATACCACTACCACAACTTCCAAAGATGGCTCAGCTACTTTTACAACCTCGTCGGGAACAGTTACTCTAGCTGCACCGACGACAGTTACAACTGGTACCTCAACATTCACGGTTGCCGCTGGTACCACTTTAACCTTTGATTCTACTCCGGCAATTACCGTTAAATCTACGGCTGCCAACACCGATGCAGTTTCAGTGGAGATGGACTTTTCCAATATTACGACTACGAGCAACACTTCCGCTACTCTGACCGCTGATGCCGATGGATATGCGTCGGGAACACTGTCGAGTTATAGTATTTCTTCTGATGGAATCATTACAGGTACATACAGTAATAATCAAACACAAGCAATAGCACAAATTGCATTGGCGGTTTTTGACAATGCGAGTGGGTTGACAAAAACTGGTGACAATCTCTATACCACGAGTTCCAGTTCTGGTGATTATAAAACTGTTGTAGCCGGTACAAACGGCACAGGTACGATGACATCTTACGCGTTGGAGTTGTCTAACGTGGATTTGTCGGCGCAATTCAGTGCGATGATGATCGCTCAACGGGCTTATCAGGCTAACTCTAAAGTCGTTTCTACTGCTGATGATATGCTGCAGGCTCTCATGGCCATGAAAAATTAA
- the flgL gene encoding flagellar hook-associated protein FlgL: protein MRITNGMVAANTLRNINKAANRLADANAAVSSNQKIQIASDDPVVAARAVTYRSYVSQIKQYQDNAESADAWQTATDDALSDLSDLVTTLKTLTTQASSDTISDADLTSIKASVEEGLESAISLMNTTYNGSYIFGGYSTNEAPYEVVSTDIGDTVTFKGDYLSLGGVVSADIDDADIISYYTANASDAYNSLTSAAATALAASNTAASAAAADPTNVTLAAKAAAAQSTSDTLAAAVTTYGGSTNLTDAVAAALTAYTTAKTAADADPTNTTLADAATAAKTTSDALAAAAANTDQDINYNIGFNSEVTVNIEGQDVTGEGTSNLFNTIAKLLLALDGDTSYKTASLDSSGNVTVTTNSLDLTDLIDEFSTDLSKVTVAQAALGASMDTVTTVTSSLGDAYTAYSTFMSDNEDIDTASAATELTSAEYTYEAALAVGAKVISKSLIDYIA from the coding sequence GTGCGCATAACCAATGGGATGGTAGCAGCAAATACGCTGCGGAATATTAATAAGGCTGCAAATCGACTGGCTGATGCGAATGCAGCTGTATCGTCCAATCAAAAAATTCAGATAGCTTCTGATGATCCAGTAGTGGCGGCACGAGCGGTAACATACCGCAGCTATGTTTCCCAGATAAAACAATACCAAGATAATGCGGAATCCGCCGATGCCTGGCAGACGGCGACGGATGATGCGTTAAGCGATTTGAGCGACCTCGTCACAACGCTTAAGACATTAACCACGCAGGCGTCTAGTGACACGATTAGTGATGCTGATCTAACAAGTATCAAGGCGTCAGTCGAGGAAGGACTGGAATCGGCTATTTCACTTATGAATACTACGTATAATGGAAGTTATATTTTTGGCGGGTATAGCACGAACGAAGCACCCTATGAGGTAGTGTCCACAGATATTGGCGATACCGTGACGTTTAAAGGTGATTACTTAAGCCTTGGTGGCGTGGTGTCAGCGGATATCGATGATGCGGATATCATTTCCTACTATACTGCCAACGCTAGCGATGCCTATAATTCTTTAACTTCCGCTGCGGCGACTGCTCTAGCTGCTTCTAATACTGCTGCTTCAGCAGCTGCTGCTGATCCCACGAATGTTACGTTAGCTGCTAAAGCTGCCGCTGCGCAGAGTACTTCTGATACATTAGCTGCGGCTGTTACCACTTATGGGGGTTCTACTAATTTAACGGATGCCGTTGCGGCTGCTCTGACTGCTTATACCACTGCGAAGACTGCTGCAGATGCGGATCCCACGAATACTACGTTAGCTGATGCGGCTACCGCTGCTAAAACTACTTCGGATGCGTTAGCTGCTGCTGCTGCCAATACAGACCAGGACATTAACTACAATATTGGCTTTAATAGCGAAGTGACTGTCAATATTGAGGGGCAGGATGTTACAGGAGAAGGTACCAGCAATCTATTTAATACCATTGCTAAACTACTTCTGGCACTAGATGGGGATACCAGTTATAAAACGGCTAGTCTAGACTCGTCAGGTAACGTGACAGTTACTACCAATTCTTTAGATTTAACCGATTTAATTGACGAGTTCAGTACGGATCTTAGCAAGGTGACGGTTGCACAAGCTGCCTTGGGAGCTAGTATGGACACTGTGACAACTGTAACTAGTAGCCTAGGTGATGCCTATACAGCATATAGTACTTTTATGAGTGACAATGAGGATATAGATACGGCCTCAGCAGCTACGGAATTAACGAGTGCCGAGTATACTTATGAAGCGGCTCTGGCAGTTGGGGCTAAAGTAATCTCCAAGTCGCTGATCGATTATATTGCATAA
- the fliD gene encoding flagellar filament capping protein FliD — protein sequence MTLDGTDYTVDLDNVNGTTGTAAITALQTAIDTAVGSGKVTVSTNSSGYLEITSATNSGVQAITVSATDANSDGTADNAGLSELGFGTGAILSNRLDTSDTLATIAEQLSSSTASTFGTSGVSLTINGTTKSFASTVTLATMMSEINSADLGVTMTYDTITGKLVMTADDTGAGNTLTVTDTDSSTSNFATLLLTTATAGVDAKVTIDDQALTRSSNTITLDGVTYTLNAETTEEATVTVTQDTDGVYDLISAFVDDYNTLIDTINTAIDENADSDYPPLTDDEKEEMTDDEITAWETKAKVGLLESDSTLEALLSDLRTSLIDSVSGSTISLSSIGISSGTYDEDGALYIDEDTLTAAIASDPEAVMNLFTQKSSTYPNNSTVRSLSSSALSTRYEEEGISYRFYDTMQKYISTTRDSSGNKGTLLEKAGTEDDATDTDNTLTTLIDKYQEEIDDEEDRLDDLEDTLYDKYTTLETYISTMNSQLSALSSLTSS from the coding sequence ATGACCCTGGATGGTACAGATTATACAGTCGATCTTGATAATGTGAATGGTACCACCGGTACCGCTGCGATCACTGCGCTGCAAACGGCGATCGATACTGCAGTTGGTTCGGGTAAAGTTACTGTCAGTACAAACTCCTCTGGATATCTAGAGATCACCTCAGCCACAAATAGTGGTGTACAGGCGATTACTGTTAGCGCCACCGATGCCAATAGTGATGGTACAGCAGATAATGCGGGCTTAAGCGAACTGGGTTTTGGCACGGGTGCAATACTCTCTAACCGCTTAGACACCTCCGATACGTTAGCGACAATTGCCGAGCAGTTAAGTTCGTCTACAGCGTCGACATTTGGCACTTCCGGAGTCTCATTGACGATCAACGGCACTACAAAAAGCTTTGCAAGTACTGTGACTCTCGCTACGATGATGTCCGAAATCAACTCGGCTGACCTTGGGGTTACAATGACCTATGATACAATTACCGGTAAGCTCGTGATGACGGCCGATGATACAGGTGCTGGCAATACGTTGACAGTGACCGACACCGACTCGAGTACGAGCAACTTTGCAACATTGCTGCTGACTACTGCTACTGCCGGTGTCGATGCCAAGGTAACGATAGATGATCAGGCTTTGACCCGTAGCTCTAACACCATTACTCTTGATGGAGTAACTTATACTCTGAATGCAGAAACGACTGAGGAGGCTACGGTAACTGTAACGCAAGATACTGATGGTGTGTATGATTTGATTAGCGCTTTCGTGGACGATTATAATACGCTAATTGATACCATTAATACTGCGATCGATGAAAATGCGGATTCAGATTACCCACCACTCACGGACGATGAAAAAGAAGAAATGACGGATGACGAGATTACCGCCTGGGAAACCAAAGCAAAAGTAGGCCTATTGGAAAGTGATTCCACTTTGGAAGCTTTATTAAGTGATTTACGAACATCTTTGATTGATTCAGTTTCTGGTTCGACAATCAGTCTTTCTAGCATCGGTATAAGCAGTGGTACCTATGACGAGGATGGTGCACTATATATCGATGAAGATACACTGACGGCAGCCATCGCAAGTGATCCAGAAGCAGTTATGAATCTTTTTACCCAGAAGTCATCTACCTATCCGAATAATTCAACGGTGCGGAGTTTGTCATCAAGTGCATTGAGTACTAGGTACGAGGAGGAAGGTATTTCCTACCGTTTTTACGATACCATGCAAAAGTATATTTCAACCACCCGTGATAGTTCTGGAAATAAAGGAACATTATTAGAAAAAGCTGGTACTGAGGACGATGCTACTGATACGGATAACACTCTGACTACACTGATTGATAAGTATCAAGAGGAAATTGATGACGAGGAAGATCGTCTAGATGATTTGGAAGACACCCTTTATGACAAATACACTACGTTAGAAACCTATATTAGTACCATGAATTCGCAACTCTCAGCCTTGTCATCACTTACTAGTAGTTAA
- the flgK gene encoding flagellar hook-associated protein FlgK — MASTFGTYSVAYSGMYVNQAALTATSTNIANVDTTGASKVQVTSVAESTVQSSGTSTNNGVSVASITRSRDIFLDRSYRTQNADSTYYSVKSGNLEYMDEILSEFDTSTTTDTTSTTTSGVQEAITDFFDSWETLSTDASTESTREAVTAAGADLVEMLTDIDDQLQQLQADAVTGVEDGVDSLNDLAEQVADLNKQITQAEAGGGEASYLRDQRDVLLDEMSALANISVTESNGTLKVTICGSTLVNGDTTHALVVEGTGTTDDPLSVKWVDSGSTAQISSGSIAAYMEDADQTGYETLDASDIPYDFTTDATSSISTMRQALNVLITTLAIEINSLSTSGVDLNGDAGLDFFTAIDDSQPLSITNIQVNPELIDDSDKVVTSSSDADGDNTIADKICDLDSDTTFYKSDDLSLDITDFYKAVTSWIGTAGDTAATNYENQAAVVTQLDNQRQSVSSISIDEEMSNMIKFQTAYAASAKVMSTIDGLIGDLIDELD, encoded by the coding sequence ATGGCGTCGACTTTCGGCACCTACAGCGTCGCTTATTCAGGAATGTATGTGAATCAGGCCGCCCTTACAGCAACAAGCACGAATATTGCGAATGTGGATACCACGGGAGCTTCAAAAGTGCAAGTGACTAGTGTTGCAGAAAGTACCGTTCAGTCGAGTGGGACATCTACAAATAATGGTGTTAGCGTGGCATCCATCACGCGATCTCGTGATATATTCCTTGACAGAAGTTATCGGACACAGAATGCGGATTCCACTTATTACTCAGTAAAAAGCGGAAATTTGGAATATATGGACGAGATATTAAGCGAATTCGATACTAGCACGACTACAGATACTACTTCGACTACGACTTCTGGTGTTCAGGAGGCGATAACCGACTTTTTCGATTCATGGGAAACATTGTCGACGGATGCGAGTACCGAAAGTACCCGTGAAGCGGTTACCGCAGCCGGTGCTGACTTGGTCGAAATGCTGACCGATATCGATGACCAATTGCAGCAGCTGCAGGCAGATGCTGTGACTGGGGTTGAAGATGGCGTGGACAGTCTCAATGACCTGGCTGAGCAAGTTGCCGACTTGAATAAGCAAATTACTCAGGCAGAGGCAGGTGGCGGCGAGGCCAGCTACCTGCGGGATCAGCGTGACGTTTTGCTGGACGAGATGTCCGCTTTGGCCAACATTAGTGTTACCGAATCCAATGGGACGCTAAAAGTTACTATTTGTGGCTCGACATTGGTGAATGGTGATACTACGCATGCGCTGGTTGTCGAAGGTACTGGGACAACGGATGATCCCTTGAGTGTGAAGTGGGTTGATTCGGGTAGTACAGCTCAGATTAGTAGTGGGAGCATTGCGGCTTATATGGAAGATGCGGATCAAACCGGTTATGAAACCCTTGACGCCAGCGATATTCCATATGACTTTACCACAGATGCAACTAGTTCCATCAGTACCATGAGGCAAGCTTTAAATGTCTTGATTACAACACTTGCAATTGAGATTAATTCGTTGAGCACTTCCGGCGTCGATCTCAATGGGGACGCTGGTCTTGACTTTTTTACGGCCATAGATGACAGCCAGCCGTTGAGTATTACCAATATACAGGTTAATCCGGAACTAATAGATGATTCGGATAAGGTGGTTACCTCTTCCAGTGATGCAGACGGTGACAATACGATTGCTGATAAGATTTGCGATCTTGATAGCGATACGACTTTTTACAAGAGTGACGATTTGTCTCTTGATATTACAGACTTTTATAAAGCGGTAACTTCTTGGATCGGGACTGCTGGTGATACCGCGGCAACCAATTATGAAAACCAAGCAGCTGTGGTCACGCAGCTAGACAACCAGAGGCAGTCGGTTTCGAGCATTTCGATCGATGAGGAAATGTCAAACATGATCAAGTTTCAAACTGCCTACGCTGCCAGTGCTAAAGTTATGAGTACGATTGATGGCTTGATTGGTGATTTGATTGACGAGCTTGATTAA
- a CDS encoding flagellar hook capping FlgD N-terminal domain-containing protein has translation MSTTSSVTSSTSSTSTATTSSSIAETVSLDFDEFVQLLATELKYQDPDDPVSGTEYVTQLAQISSLSALSTMNSSLNNSTAFSMIGKTATYSTTDTSGNAVTGTGTVQSVTISGSNTYVNVGGTTVDLSAITKVADSSTTSTTTSST, from the coding sequence ATGAGTACAACATCATCCGTCACATCTAGCACATCTAGTACATCGACGGCTACAACTAGCTCTAGCATAGCAGAAACCGTTAGTTTGGATTTCGACGAATTCGTGCAACTATTGGCCACAGAACTGAAATACCAGGATCCAGACGATCCAGTTAGCGGTACTGAGTACGTAACCCAGCTGGCCCAAATCAGCTCATTGTCGGCATTGTCAACGATGAACAGTTCTCTAAATAATTCTACAGCATTTAGTATGATTGGCAAGACAGCGACCTATTCTACTACCGACACATCTGGCAATGCAGTGACGGGCACAGGTACTGTGCAGTCAGTAACCATTTCTGGCAGCAATACCTATGTCAACGTTGGGGGTACAACGGTAGATCTTTCTGCCATTACCAAGGTGGCAGATTCTAGTACTACGTCCACTACTACGTCTTCGACGTAG
- the flgK gene encoding flagellar hook-associated protein FlgK, producing the protein MASTFVGLSIASSGLNAAQVGMTVTTNNMSNIDTTGYSRQVVNQTSIGPAAVYSSSLVGNGVEVTSVDSVRSFRLDQKYWQENSAASLWEAKSTYLEQAETILGSTDTSYISTALDTFNTALDSLATDPTSTSARAVVLEAAESVCSTLNDASSQLTQLRSDINSDVKTTVDQINSYATQIAALNKQITLATASGASTNELEDQRGLLVDELSGLVGCDVTKADDGSLTISVEGTTLVKGNNAKELECYTVTDTTSDQYGMYGIRWADSGEDFDSGDSGALNGYLEVRDGNSSDSKGIPYYLSQLDDFARTYAEAFNEGVTSGTTTYSGHADGVGIDEAETTGIRFFSYDDLSSEELMASGTDTEAVYQNITAANISVSKDIQEDTNKIATASSDGEESNTENLDDIISICSSVAISGNATVDDLYSTIIATVATDSSYAQVSYNRKDAIATYIDTSRSSVSGVSSDEETVNLTIYESAYAASASVTSTWNEIYETTLNMVDD; encoded by the coding sequence ATGGCTTCAACTTTTGTGGGACTTAGTATTGCGAGTAGCGGGTTAAATGCCGCTCAGGTTGGAATGACAGTGACCACGAATAATATGAGCAATATAGATACAACGGGTTATTCACGGCAAGTGGTGAACCAGACATCCATTGGACCGGCTGCAGTCTATAGTAGCAGTTTAGTTGGAAATGGGGTAGAGGTTACTTCTGTAGATAGCGTGCGAAGTTTTCGCCTTGACCAAAAGTATTGGCAGGAAAATAGTGCAGCAAGCTTATGGGAGGCCAAATCTACTTACTTGGAACAAGCAGAGACTATTTTAGGTAGTACGGATACTAGTTATATCAGTACAGCGCTAGATACTTTCAACACAGCCTTAGACAGCCTGGCTACCGACCCGACCAGTACATCAGCTAGGGCTGTGGTGCTGGAAGCAGCGGAGAGCGTTTGTTCAACCTTAAATGATGCCTCTTCTCAATTGACTCAACTACGTAGTGATATCAACAGCGATGTAAAGACAACAGTAGATCAAATCAACTCTTACGCAACCCAGATTGCCGCTTTGAACAAGCAGATTACCCTGGCTACGGCCTCAGGTGCTTCTACCAATGAGCTAGAAGATCAGCGAGGATTGCTGGTAGATGAACTGTCCGGGTTGGTTGGGTGCGATGTCACCAAAGCTGATGATGGCAGCCTCACAATTTCTGTTGAGGGGACTACCTTAGTAAAGGGGAATAATGCGAAAGAACTGGAATGTTATACCGTCACCGATACGACTAGTGACCAGTATGGCATGTATGGCATACGCTGGGCAGATTCTGGTGAAGATTTCGATTCCGGTGATTCTGGTGCATTGAACGGTTACCTTGAGGTTCGGGACGGTAATAGCTCAGATAGTAAAGGGATACCCTACTACCTCAGTCAGTTAGATGATTTTGCCCGGACCTATGCCGAGGCCTTCAATGAAGGGGTTACGTCTGGTACTACCACCTATAGTGGTCACGCTGACGGGGTAGGTATCGACGAAGCTGAGACGACTGGAATTCGTTTCTTTTCTTATGATGACCTATCGTCGGAAGAACTAATGGCTAGTGGTACTGATACAGAGGCGGTATATCAGAATATTACTGCAGCGAATATATCAGTATCAAAAGATATTCAAGAAGATACGAATAAGATTGCAACTGCCTCAAGCGATGGTGAGGAAAGCAATACTGAAAATCTGGATGACATTATTAGCATATGCAGCAGTGTCGCTATTTCCGGTAACGCTACCGTTGATGATTTATATAGTACGATCATTGCCACTGTTGCTACAGATAGTTCCTATGCACAAGTTTCATATAACCGTAAGGACGCTATCGCAACCTATATCGATACTAGCCGGTCTTCTGTGTCCGGAGTTTCAAGTGACGAGGAAACGGTAAATTTGACTATTTACGAATCGGCGTATGCTGCATCGGCTTCGGTGACTAGTACTTGGAATGAAATCTATGAAACTACCCTCAACATGGTAGACGATTAA
- a CDS encoding N-acetylmuramoyl-L-alanine amidase yields the protein MRVQYIAKRHFFLFVLSTLLLISTLYAHDNISHKLSGKIIVVDAGHGGIDPGANRQGVLEKDINLAIALQLKNILNEYGAKVVLSRQSDIDLSPECDNEKVRGRYRRDLTARVEMAEESDADLFISLHANAVSNASRQGAEVFYYAKSETGKELSNAIQAELGKVVKTPRAANPAHYFVLRRNKIPAALIEVGYITNTVERSLLQTPEHQKKLADAIAKGINSYYHPSFSLPRTTG from the coding sequence ATGAGGGTTCAATACATCGCTAAACGTCACTTTTTTTTATTTGTATTATCTACCCTATTATTAATAAGCACCTTATATGCCCATGATAATATAAGCCACAAACTATCGGGAAAAATCATTGTAGTGGATGCTGGTCATGGCGGTATTGACCCTGGTGCAAATCGTCAAGGCGTTCTCGAAAAAGATATTAATTTAGCCATAGCGTTACAACTTAAAAATATTCTTAATGAATATGGTGCAAAGGTGGTACTATCTCGTCAATCGGATATTGACCTAAGCCCCGAGTGCGACAATGAAAAAGTTAGAGGGCGCTATCGTCGTGATTTGACTGCTCGCGTAGAAATGGCCGAAGAATCAGATGCCGATTTATTCATTAGTCTTCATGCTAACGCGGTCTCAAACGCAAGTAGGCAAGGTGCAGAGGTTTTTTATTATGCTAAATCCGAAACTGGCAAGGAATTATCCAATGCGATTCAAGCTGAGCTCGGCAAAGTGGTAAAAACTCCGCGAGCAGCCAACCCTGCCCACTACTTTGTATTACGTCGCAATAAGATTCCTGCTGCACTTATCGAAGTTGGGTATATTACCAATACAGTAGAACGTTCCCTATTGCAGACACCAGAACATCAGAAGAAACTGGCAGACGCAATTGCGAAAGGCATTAATTCTTATTATCACCCTTCTTTTTCACTACCTAGAACCACAGGTTAG